From one Odontesthes bonariensis isolate fOdoBon6 chromosome 14, fOdoBon6.hap1, whole genome shotgun sequence genomic stretch:
- the LOC142398983 gene encoding chymotrypsin-like elastase family member 3B, whose product MELELVLLLAVTTVSGCGVPSYQPSTNRVVNGEEALPHSWPWQVSLESFLPTCGGTLIAPDWVLTAAHCITFHTYRVVLAEHDMNKEEGPEQSIMVAKMFIHPKWNDNCASCGNDIALLKLEKSAVFNDKVQPACLPQHGATLTHNQPCYITGWGRLYSGGPRAATLQQALLPVVGHSVCSQSDWWGSSAKTTMVCAGGESKSACHGDSGGPLNCQGQDGRWYVEGITSFVDGRGCNTPKKPTVFTRVASFIPWISETMAQN is encoded by the exons ATGGAACTGGAACTTGTCCTCCTGCTTGCTGTCACAACCG TGTCTGGATGTGGTGTGCCCAGTTACCAACCCAGCACCAACCGTGTGGTGAATGGGGAGGAAGCCCTTCCTCACAGCTGGCCATGGCAG GTTTCTTTGGAGTCTTTCCTCCCCACTTGTGGTGGAACACTTATTGCTCCTGACTGGGTTTTGACTGCTGCACATTGCATCAC ATTCCACACATACCGAGTGGTTCTTGCTGAGCATGACATGAACAAAGAAGAGGGACCCGAACAGTCCATCATGGTGGCAAAAATGTTCATCCATCCAAAATGGAATGACAACTGTGCATCTTGTGG GAACGATATCGCCCTGCTTAAACTGGAGAAGAGTGCTGTTTTCAATGACAAGGTTCAGCCTGCTTGCCTGCCACAGCATGGTGCTACTCTCACCCACAACCAGCCCTGTTACATCACAGGCTGGGGACGTCTCTATT CTGGTGGTCCACGGGCAGCTACACTACAGCAGGCGTTGCTTCCTGTGGTCGGTCATAGTGTCTGCAGTCAAAGCGACTGGTGGGGCAGCTCAGCTAAGACAACCATGGTCTGTGCAGGAGGAGAAAGCAAGTCAGCATGCCAC GGTGACTCTGGAGGTCCCTTGAACTGCCAGGGCCAAGATGGCAGATGGTACGTCGAAGGAATTACTAGTTTTGTGGATGGACGTGGGTGCAACACCCCAAAAAAGCCCACAGTCTTTACCCGAGTAGCCTCTTTCATTCCCTGGATCAGTGAG ACAATGGCCCAGAACTGA
- the wrnip1 gene encoding ATPase WRNIP1 isoform X2, translated as MATEMSPPAPDSVQCPICFKDFTPVTINGHLDVCLLRGVTDSSPSTTESGPPVKKSRISAEPENKSVSSSSSSSSSSSSSSMAGTQPSPVFSLFQTNKGKLPVQSDPSGVSTSKQSPVSAHRKGVKRALKETSEEFESTDCQQPASVSNGNTLKTTNDFSPRISLTLSKPLAEVLRPNTLEEYFGQSKVVGEQTLIRSLLESQEIPSLILWGPPGCGKTTLAHIIASTSKKKGTARFVKLSATSASTSDVREVIKQAQNELRLCQRKTILFIDEIHRFNKSQQDTFLPHVECGTVTLIGATTENPSFQVNAALLSRCRVLVLEKLSVEAMGSILNRAVAALGITVQRQSPAKSKDRDQDDEHEPNIYIEQKALDTIAYLCDGDARTGLNSLQLAVQAQMNSTRLNLSAQDGSPPEIVVTEEHIKEGLQRSHILYDKAGEEHYNCISALHKSMRGSHENASLYWLGRMLEGGEDPLYVARRLVRFASEDVVKLVCPPKLDSRLRMSRESHQPQL; from the exons ATGGCGACCGAGATGTCACCACCAGCGCCGGACTCCGTCCAATGTCCAATATGTTTTAAAGACTTCACACCTGTGACAATCAACGGACACCTCGACGTATGTCTGCTGAGAGGTGTTACAGACAGCAGCCCGTCCACAACAGAGAGCGGACCTCCTGTGAAAAAGTCTCGCATTAGTGCGGAACCTGAAAACAAATCtgtgtcctcctcctcctcctcttcctcttcttcctcctcctcctccatggcAGGGACGCAGCCTTCACctgttttctccctgtttcaGACCAACAAGGGTAAACTTCCCGTTCAAAGTGATCCAAGTGGTGTGTCTACGAGTAAACAAAGCCCCGTCAGTGCTCACAGAAAGGGGGTGAAACGTGCACTGAAAGAGACCTCCGAGGAGTTTGAATCCACAGACTGCCAACAACCTGCATCTGTGTCAAACGGAAACACTTTGAAGACAACAAATGATTTCTCGCCTCGAATATCGCTCACATTAAGCAAGCCTCTGGCGGAGGTACTGAGACCAAACACACTGGAGGAATACTTTGGTCAAAGTAAAGTTGTAGGCGAGCAAACACTCATTAGGTCGCTTCTGGAGTCTCAGGAGATACCATCTTTGATCCTCTGGGGTCCACCAGGATGCGGAAAG ACAACTCTAGCCCACATAATTGCCAGCACCAGTAAAAAGAAAGGAACAGCTCGCTTTGTGAAGCTGTCGGCCACCAGTGCGTCCACCAGCGACGTCCGAGAGGTCATCAAGCAGGCGCAGAATGAGCTCAGGCTATGTCAAAGGAAGACCATCCTGTTCATCGATGAAATTCACCGTTTCAACAAATCCCAGCAG GACACCTTTCTTCCCCACGTGGAGTGTGGGACAGTTACTCTGATCGGAGCCACCACTGAAAACCCGTCCTTCCAGGTGAACGCTGCCCTGCTGAGCAGGTGCCGGGTGCTGGTTCTAGAGAAACTGTCTGTGGAGGCGATGGGCTCGATCCTGAACCGGGCCGTGGCAGCACTTGGCATCACAGTTCAACGGCAGAGTCCAGCAAAATCGAAAGATCGAGACCAAGATGATGAACACGA GCCAAATATATACATTGAACAAAAGGCTTTGGACACCATAGCCTACCTCTGTGATGGTGATGCAAGAACAGGACTTAACAGTCTCCAGCTGGCTGTTCAGGCTCAGATGAACTCAACACGACTAAACCTGTCAGCACAAGACGGTTCTCCTCCGGAGATAGTGGTGACAGAGGAGCACATCAAGGAGGGTCTTCAGAGGTCCCACATTCTCTATGATAAAGCTG GTGAAGAGCATTACAACTGCATTTCAGCGTTGCATAAGTCAATGAGAGGCTCCCATGAGAATGCCTCTCTCTACTGGCTGGGCCGCATGCTGGAGGGTGGTGAGGATCCACTCTATGTGGCCCGCAGACTGGTCCGCTTTGCCAGTGAGGATGTGG TCAAGTTGGTATGTCCCCCAAAGTTGGATTCCCGACTTAGAATGTCAAGGGAATCTCACCAGCCCCAACTCTGA
- the wrnip1 gene encoding ATPase WRNIP1 isoform X1 — protein sequence MATEMSPPAPDSVQCPICFKDFTPVTINGHLDVCLLRGVTDSSPSTTESGPPVKKSRISAEPENKSVSSSSSSSSSSSSSSMAGTQPSPVFSLFQTNKGKLPVQSDPSGVSTSKQSPVSAHRKGVKRALKETSEEFESTDCQQPASVSNGNTLKTTNDFSPRISLTLSKPLAEVLRPNTLEEYFGQSKVVGEQTLIRSLLESQEIPSLILWGPPGCGKTTLAHIIASTSKKKGTARFVKLSATSASTSDVREVIKQAQNELRLCQRKTILFIDEIHRFNKSQQDTFLPHVECGTVTLIGATTENPSFQVNAALLSRCRVLVLEKLSVEAMGSILNRAVAALGITVQRQSPAKSKDRDQDDEHEPNIYIEQKALDTIAYLCDGDARTGLNSLQLAVQAQMNSTRLNLSAQDGSPPEIVVTEEHIKEGLQRSHILYDKAGEEHYNCISALHKSMRGSHENASLYWLGRMLEGGEDPLYVARRLVRFASEDVGMADPSALPQAVSAFQACHLIGMPECEVILAQCVVYLARAPKSVEIYKAYANVKACLRNHKGPLPPVPLHLRNAPTRLMKQLGYGKDYQYNPAIRGPVEQEYLPEELQGVDFFTWMPSGP from the exons ATGGCGACCGAGATGTCACCACCAGCGCCGGACTCCGTCCAATGTCCAATATGTTTTAAAGACTTCACACCTGTGACAATCAACGGACACCTCGACGTATGTCTGCTGAGAGGTGTTACAGACAGCAGCCCGTCCACAACAGAGAGCGGACCTCCTGTGAAAAAGTCTCGCATTAGTGCGGAACCTGAAAACAAATCtgtgtcctcctcctcctcctcttcctcttcttcctcctcctcctccatggcAGGGACGCAGCCTTCACctgttttctccctgtttcaGACCAACAAGGGTAAACTTCCCGTTCAAAGTGATCCAAGTGGTGTGTCTACGAGTAAACAAAGCCCCGTCAGTGCTCACAGAAAGGGGGTGAAACGTGCACTGAAAGAGACCTCCGAGGAGTTTGAATCCACAGACTGCCAACAACCTGCATCTGTGTCAAACGGAAACACTTTGAAGACAACAAATGATTTCTCGCCTCGAATATCGCTCACATTAAGCAAGCCTCTGGCGGAGGTACTGAGACCAAACACACTGGAGGAATACTTTGGTCAAAGTAAAGTTGTAGGCGAGCAAACACTCATTAGGTCGCTTCTGGAGTCTCAGGAGATACCATCTTTGATCCTCTGGGGTCCACCAGGATGCGGAAAG ACAACTCTAGCCCACATAATTGCCAGCACCAGTAAAAAGAAAGGAACAGCTCGCTTTGTGAAGCTGTCGGCCACCAGTGCGTCCACCAGCGACGTCCGAGAGGTCATCAAGCAGGCGCAGAATGAGCTCAGGCTATGTCAAAGGAAGACCATCCTGTTCATCGATGAAATTCACCGTTTCAACAAATCCCAGCAG GACACCTTTCTTCCCCACGTGGAGTGTGGGACAGTTACTCTGATCGGAGCCACCACTGAAAACCCGTCCTTCCAGGTGAACGCTGCCCTGCTGAGCAGGTGCCGGGTGCTGGTTCTAGAGAAACTGTCTGTGGAGGCGATGGGCTCGATCCTGAACCGGGCCGTGGCAGCACTTGGCATCACAGTTCAACGGCAGAGTCCAGCAAAATCGAAAGATCGAGACCAAGATGATGAACACGA GCCAAATATATACATTGAACAAAAGGCTTTGGACACCATAGCCTACCTCTGTGATGGTGATGCAAGAACAGGACTTAACAGTCTCCAGCTGGCTGTTCAGGCTCAGATGAACTCAACACGACTAAACCTGTCAGCACAAGACGGTTCTCCTCCGGAGATAGTGGTGACAGAGGAGCACATCAAGGAGGGTCTTCAGAGGTCCCACATTCTCTATGATAAAGCTG GTGAAGAGCATTACAACTGCATTTCAGCGTTGCATAAGTCAATGAGAGGCTCCCATGAGAATGCCTCTCTCTACTGGCTGGGCCGCATGCTGGAGGGTGGTGAGGATCCACTCTATGTGGCCCGCAGACTGGTCCGCTTTGCCAGTGAGGATGTGG GTATGGCAGACCCCTCTGCCCTCCCTCAGGCTGTGTCCGCTTTCCAAGCCTGTCATTTAATTGGGATGCCTGAATGTGAG GTAATCCTGGCTCAGTGCGTCGTCTACCTGGCTCGAGCCCCCAAGTCTGTCGAGATCTACAAGGCTTATGCCAATGTAAAGGCTTGTCTTAGAAACCACAAAGGCCCCCTGCCTCCTGTCCCATTGCACCTCCGCAATGCTCCCACCAGGTTGATGAAACAGCTGGGCTACGGTAAAGACTACCAATACAACCCGGCCATCAGGGGTCCCGTAGAGCAGGAGTACTTACCGGAGGAGCTGCAGGGAGTCGACTTTTTCACCTGGATGCCCTCAGGCCCATGA